The Anaplasma platys genome segment GGTTAACAGCCAGTTGCTCTACCGCTGAGCTACCAGGGAACAATGGGAAAGGCATATACACAAACATGCCACAACAAAAGAGCGGAAAACGCGATCACCCTTCCGGCGCAAGTCACTATCTATATACAATGTATCTGTGACTTTTTCTACAAGATTAGGCAAATTTTTGCCGATGTTTTTATTTCAAGTGAGAACTCCCATGTTTGCAGCCGTGAACGCAGCGAGTTTATGTTATTCATTGTGAAAAATATCTGGTTTCCCGTCAATGCGCCACCAATCTGTGCCACTAGTTATATGAACTTGGTGCTCTAGCAAAAAACAATTTCCGATCCCTGCTTAGCGTATTCCGGTAGAAATATCCGGATCTCATGGTCTATTTGGAATAAATGGTTACAAATGCAATTGCATAATCGCCATCATCGCTCATTGAGAGAGCAACAGAATGTTCCTGACTTTTGTGTCCAAGTATGGAGATGGAAGGCTTGCCGTATTTATCATTTGAAACGGAAATGTATCTACTCTCGATTTCCCCCCCAAATCCAGTCCCTATTGCCTTTACGTACGCTTCTTTTGCAGCAAACCTCTT includes the following:
- a CDS encoding holo-[acyl-carrier-protein] synthase; this encodes MILGIGVDLVLIERIRAILNKHGKRFLAKVFSDGEIQDSLRYTNEGARVRHFAKRFAAKEAYVKAIGTGFGGEIESRYISVSNDKYGKPSISILGHKSQEHSVALSMSDDGDYAIAFVTIYSK